A portion of the Leptidea sinapis chromosome 13, ilLepSina1.1, whole genome shotgun sequence genome contains these proteins:
- the LOC126967441 gene encoding leucine-rich repeat protein 1 isoform X1, giving the protein MKLTCKVEVVNRLHSNLNIKSNGKYIKSTLAVGKEPKGETEYFLLHFSPANKSGTKYRVKFIKQVFVKFINEGKITIRFEDPPHDLCVQCEVVQLKCFLNILKSCITGKAKDVKVSNLSSISVTAIDNAPTKLVIRSRADFTTKGFPRTLETLHIVGIGLCNFRREILSLILLTVLDLSNNEIEKIPYEFARMPNLRELYLANNALGKPDVVDWRWLLGPKITTTLKLLDLCGNKLKLIPNDIWKLRSLVTLKLDNNLIHQLPASLARLRALRYLTLSRNSLESLPCSLFQCSFEDLDLSMNKFDDSISTATNIDYSQWDLCVGSLVHISAKVILKHNMFYTRKTIPWTLVDMLDNAKMCICGRPVLNDIYLYKRINFADKFKGTSLIKNSFTSEINFECYFCSPKCLLKLNR; this is encoded by the exons ATGAAGTTAACATGCAAAGTAGAAGTGGTTAACAGGTTACAtagtaatttgaatattaaatcaaatgGAAAATACATTAAATCTACATTAGCAGTTGGAAAAGAACCAAAAGGCGAAACTGAATATTTCTTGCTGCATTTTTCTCCAGCAAATAAATCGGGGACAAAGTACAGGGTAAAGTTTATAAAACAAGTTTtcgttaaatttataaatgaagGCAAGATTACAATTAGATTTGAAGATCCACCTCATGATTTATGTGTGCAATGTGAAGTAGTgcagttaaaatgttttttgaatattttgaaatcttGCATAACTGGAAAGGCTAAAGATGTTAAGGTTTCTAATTTATCTTCAATTAGTGTGACTGCAATAGATAATGCACCCACAAAGCTAGTTATAAGAAGTCGGGCAGATTTTACAACCAAAGGATTTCCTCGGACATTAGAAACACTCCACATTGTAGGAATTGGATTGTGCAATTTTCGTAGAGAAATTTTATCTCTTATTCTGCTGACAGTTCTTGATCTTAGCAATAATGAAATAGAAAAGATACCTTATGAGTTTG CACGGATGCCAAATTTACGGGAGCTTTATTTAGCAAATAATGCTTTGGGAAAACCTGATGTAGTAGACTGGAGATGGCTCTTAGGACCAaag attACAACAACACTGAAGCTTCTAGATCTATGTGGGAATAAGCTCAAACTAATACCTAATGATATATGGAAACTACGGAGTTTAGTCACACTTAAGTTGGACAATAACTTGATACATCAATTACCAGCATCATTGGCAAGATTGAGAGCTTTaag ataCCTTACACTAAGTAGAAACAGCTTGGAATCATTACCATGCAGCCTGTTTCAATGTTCATTTGAAGATTTGGATTTATCTATGAACAAATTTGATGACAGTATATCGACAGCCACAAATATAGATTATTCTCAGTGGGACTTATGTGTGGGGAGTTTGGTGCATATTTCAgcaaaagtaattttaaaacataacatgttCTATACACGGAAAACAATTCCCTGGACGTTAGTTGATATGTTAGATAATGCTAAAATGTGTATATGTGGCCGGCCAGTATTgaatgatatatatttatacaaaagaaTTAACTTTGCTGACAAATTTAAAGGTACTTCATTGATCAAAAATAGCTTTACAAGTGAGATTAattttgaatgttatttttgttcACCCAAATgtcttttgaagttaaacagaTAA
- the LOC126967441 gene encoding leucine-rich repeat protein 1 isoform X2, which yields MKLTCKVEVVNRLHSNLNIKSNGKYIKSTLAVGKEPKGETEYFLLHFSPANKSGTKYRVKFIKQVFVKFINEGKITIRFEDPPHDLCVQCEVVQLKCFLNILKSCITGKAKDVKVSNLSSISVTAIDNAPTKLVIRSRADFTTKGFPRTLETLHIVGIGLCNFRREILSLILLTVLDLSNNEIEKIPYEFARMPNLRELYLANNALGKPDVVDWRWLLGPKITTTLKLLDLCGNKLKLIPNDIWKLRSLVTLKLDNNLIHQLPASLARLRALRYK from the exons ATGAAGTTAACATGCAAAGTAGAAGTGGTTAACAGGTTACAtagtaatttgaatattaaatcaaatgGAAAATACATTAAATCTACATTAGCAGTTGGAAAAGAACCAAAAGGCGAAACTGAATATTTCTTGCTGCATTTTTCTCCAGCAAATAAATCGGGGACAAAGTACAGGGTAAAGTTTATAAAACAAGTTTtcgttaaatttataaatgaagGCAAGATTACAATTAGATTTGAAGATCCACCTCATGATTTATGTGTGCAATGTGAAGTAGTgcagttaaaatgttttttgaatattttgaaatcttGCATAACTGGAAAGGCTAAAGATGTTAAGGTTTCTAATTTATCTTCAATTAGTGTGACTGCAATAGATAATGCACCCACAAAGCTAGTTATAAGAAGTCGGGCAGATTTTACAACCAAAGGATTTCCTCGGACATTAGAAACACTCCACATTGTAGGAATTGGATTGTGCAATTTTCGTAGAGAAATTTTATCTCTTATTCTGCTGACAGTTCTTGATCTTAGCAATAATGAAATAGAAAAGATACCTTATGAGTTTG CACGGATGCCAAATTTACGGGAGCTTTATTTAGCAAATAATGCTTTGGGAAAACCTGATGTAGTAGACTGGAGATGGCTCTTAGGACCAaag attACAACAACACTGAAGCTTCTAGATCTATGTGGGAATAAGCTCAAACTAATACCTAATGATATATGGAAACTACGGAGTTTAGTCACACTTAAGTTGGACAATAACTTGATACATCAATTACCAGCATCATTGGCAAGATTGAGAGCTTTaaggtataaataa
- the LOC126967484 gene encoding uncharacterized protein LOC126967484 — protein MSITDFEYLLDKISPLISKQDTDFREAIPAKYRLAITLRFIASGNSYKSLHYLFKLSPQAISKIIPKVCKAINDVLRNEIKMPSTADAWMNIERGFRRKFPHCLGSIDGKHINIESPPHSGTEYLNYKKTFSIVLLALVDAHYKFIFVDIGCQGWISDETNKTCT, from the exons ATGAGTATCACAGATTTTGAGTATTTGCTAGACAAAATTTCTCCTCTGATTTCGAAACAAGATACGGACTTCAGAGAAGCTATACCAGCGAAATATCGTCTAGCAATAACACTAAGGTTTATCGCAAGTGGTAACAGTTATAAAAGTTTacactatttattcaaattgTCTCCCCAAgcaatatcaaaaattataccTAAAGTCTGCAAAGCAATTAATGATGTTCTAAGAAATGAAATAAAG ATGCCATCAACGGCTGATGCTTGGATGAATATAGAAAGAGGGTTTAGAAGAAAATTTCCACACTGTCTTGGTTCCATAGACGGCAAGCATATTAATATAGAAAGTCCACCTCATAGCGGaactgaatatttaaattataagaaaacgTTCAGCATCGTTCTATTGGCATTAGTTGATGCCCactacaaatttatatttgttgacATAGGATGCCAAGGGTGGATTAGCGATG AGACAAACAAGACTTGCACATGA
- the LOC126967437 gene encoding nonsense-mediated mRNA decay factor SMG5: protein MKNGCHEYFDTKIADRSEQAKKVYRYVTDVARRVGEVTSGSKEIADLFTVQIEIQRQKLRDNCEKLFFLDPLNYGKKSLELLWRKVYYDTISSAKKLRESNSQYDGYIQLLITGGIGQFHHFMARIQADMKIQIKDLDYSPLYYDEENEEDMNKETPEDENQLGRTVLYSCLIYLGDLSRYQIEIFNNFEASVAARYYLQAAQIDLSSGMPFNQLGNLYLDKNYNLDSVSSYIHCLSCLIPFEGALGNLNKIFEKNNQFCNTVVDMETCTQSEHLQHTIANFFYLIEKWYFGKDDINISKMCSNVMQQLKIAMDFKRIPYPDINKNFDDYTQAVDEENTNPSYLNLNMIHNIVKICLFTLVRVKEIDESKAFSCKAFTLAFLSQILQKLHTQLEALGLKNPATKYYSKFKSNIINTDLKPISDDAEIEKTGEKKIEETLINDNSDEHKEEKESVSDDGIEATISNGDVKKKTPRRRRRRRVTSSESSNKSDTDSDDSEVMSDNNCSEDEDLSDSSYHSEDDPSETSVSDNEYVEEKSLPTNKEQTIKVPNKTDTVPQSNINNGIENEIDVDGIKNFLLGENFLPSLKLLQDWAMTEKDLILSCGDSGEALFQCVVNLLNIFNHYFDHINNNTFADSKLHILVKAQNIAKKFKLEFKSIPLPEDINLRGTNIGKFDKDAAEWQIMDKLKPTVCEENIIRILNFIDFGNQIAKIVPRIKFNRTLKIFYLKKVYSLKVNTKLNHKRSREWHNSKKISEKNESGLLRRLGRLWLASRVQELECTGQAEGPSLLAVDTSTLQKHLRRVKQLVKTKNFIFLVPTIVLQELDELKRDCSAARDAIRWLEFQLKSGCRFLRTQRPGQSKPLPLLKCPRKAPPFVHNFLQILEFCNHFTEEKQSQGGNGDPESTIQAKSAPLLVLLVGIELGKSEDQYKDFSLIGAAQSAGVSIEHIGEFYTKWRHSNHKNSKKR from the exons ATGAAGAACGGATGTCATGAATATTTTGATACAAAAATTGCTGATCGCAGCGAACAGGCTAAGAAAGTATATCG CTATGTAACTGACGTCGCCAGACGCGTTGGTGAAGTTACTTCTGGAAGCAAAGAAATTGCTGATCTTTTCACTGTACAAATTGAGATTCAGCGCCAAAAACTACGGGATAACTGTGAAAAGCTTTTTTTCTTAGATCCTCTGAATTATGGTAAAAAGAGTTTAGAATTGCTTTGGAGGAAGGTGTATTATGATACAATTTCCTCTGCAAAGAAACTACGTGAGTCAAATAGTCAGTATGATGGTTATATACAATTACTTATAACTGGTGGAATTGGACAATTTCATCACTTTATGGCTAGAATCCAAGCAGACATGAAGATACAGATAAAAGACCTGGATTATTCACCATTGTATTACGACGAAGAAAATGAAGAAGATATGAATAAAGAAACACCTGAAGATGAAAACCAGTTGGGTAGAACAGTCTTGTATTCTTGCTTAATATATCTTGGTGATTTGAGTAGATACCAAATTgagattttcaataattttgaggCTTCAGTAGCTGCTCGATATTACCTACAAGCTGCCCAGATTGATTTATCATCTGGGATGCCTTTCAACCAATTAGGCAATCTGTATTTggataaaaattacaatttggaTTCTGTATCATCTTATATTCATTGCCTTAGCTGCTTAATACCATTTGAGGGTGCTTTaggcaatttaaataaaatttttgaaaaaaataatcaattttgcAACACTGTTGTTGACATGGAAACATGTACTCAATCTGAGCACCTACAGCATACAATTGcaaattttttctatttaatagaAAAGTGGTATTTTGGTAAGGATGATatcaatatttcaaaaatgtgtAGTAATGTTATGCAACAACTCAAAATTGCTATGGACTTTAAAAGAATTCCTTATCCTGACATAAATAAGAATTTTGATGATTATACTCAAGCAGTAGATGAGGAAAATACAAATCCGTCTTATTTGAACCTTAACATGATTCACAACATTGTTAAAATATGTCTCTTTACACTTGTAAGAGTTAAAGAAATTGATGAAAGTAAAGCGTTTTCTTGTAAAGCATTTACTTTGGCATTCTTGTCACAGATCCTACAAAAATTACATACTCAATTGGAGGCACTCGGACTAAAAAATCCTGCtactaaatattattcaaaattcaaaagcaatataataaatacagattTAAAACCAATTAGTGATGACGCTGAGATAGAAAAAAccggtgaaaaaaaaattgaagagaCTTTAATTAATGACAATTCAGACGAACATAAGGAAGAAAAAGAAAGTGTTTCTGATGATGGAATAGAAGCAACTATTTCAAATGgagatgtaaaaaaaaagacacCGCGGCGTAGACGTCGGCGCCGGGTGACATCATCAGAAAGCTCTAATAAGAGTGACACTGATTCTGATGATAGTGAAGTGATGTCTGATAATAATTGTTCTGAAGATGAAGACTTGTCAGATTCATCCTATCATTCTGAAGATGACCCAAGTGAAACTTCTGTGTCTGACAATGAGTATGTTGAAGAGAAGTCATTGCCTACTAACAAAgaacagactataaaagttcCTAATAAAACTGACACTGTCCCTCAAAGCAATATAAACAATGGAATTGAAAATGAAATAGATGTGGATGGCATAAAAAACTTTTTGCTTGGAGAAAACTTTCTACCAAGCCTTAAGCTTTTGCAAGACTGGGCAATGACTGAAAAAGATTTAATCCTATCTTGTGGTGACAGTGGGGAAGCCCTATTTCAATGTGTAGtcaatttattgaatatttttaaccacTACTTTGATCATATCAATAACAATACATTTGCTGACAGTAAGTTACACATTCTGGTGAAAGCCCAAAACATTGCAAAGAAATTTAAACTCGAATTTAAATCGATACCATTACCTGAAGATATAAACTTGAGAggaacaaatattggaaaattTGACAAGGATGCTGCTGAATGGCAAATTATGGACAAGCTTAAGCCAACTGTATGTGAAGAAAACATAATAaggattttaaattttattgattttggaAACCAAATAGCAAAAATTGTTCCAAGGATTAAATTCAATAGAACACTAAAGATTTTCTATTTAAAGAAAGTGTATTCTCTTAAAGTGAATACTAAATTGAATCATAAAAGGAGCAGGGAATGGCACAACTCTAAAAAAATT TCAGAAAAAAATGAAAGTGGACTTCTGCGACGCTTAGGTAGATTGTGGCTTGCTTCTCGAGTTCAAGAGCTGGAGTGTACTGGACAGGCTGAAGGTCCTTCACTTCTGGCTGTAGATACATCAACATTACAGAAACATCTTCGTCGGGTAAAACAGCTGgtgaaaactaaaaattttatatttttggttCCTACCATTG TGTTACAAGAACTCGATGAATTAAAACGTGATTGTTCAGCTGCTCGCGACGCTATACGTTGGCTTGAGTTCCAATTGAAGAGTGGCTGCAGATTCCTGAGAACACAAAGGCCAGGCCAGTCCAAGCCACTGCCACTACTGAAATGTCCTCGCAAAGCTCCACCATTCGTGCACAACTTCCTGCAAATATTAGAATTCTGTAACCATTTTACTGAAGAAAAACAAAGTCAAGGCGGCAATGGTGATCCTGAGAGCACAATTCAAGCGAAAAGTGCGCCTCTCTTAGTTCTTCTTGTAGGCATTGAACTAGGGAAGAGTGAGGATCAATATAAGGATTTTAGTCTTATAGGCGCTGCACAGTCAGCCGGCGTATCCATCGAACATATTGGAGAGTTTTACACGAAGTGGCGCCACTCGAACCACAAGAACAGCAAGAAAAGATGA